Genomic segment of Yoonia sp. R2331:
GCCTGATAGTCCTCGCTGCTCGTCGCGAGCGTCAACATGCCATCTGCACCTGCACCTACGGCCATCGCAAGGTCAGTGTCCGCAGAGGTGATGAACCAGATCGCACCATCCTTGCGGTGGGCAAAATGGCTCATCGGTTGGGGATGTTGCCCGCTGTCAGGCACTGACAACATCACGATCCTTGACTGTTCAAGTTGCCGCCAAAGCTGATCAATTGCGTCGTCTTTTGTTTCGGTCTGACGGGCCATCGCTCAGCTCCCGTTGAACATGGCATCAAGTTCCTTTTCGACTTCCAGCTTGGCCTTGCCATACTTGCTGGTAATCAGTCCGACGAGCTGATCACGCTCACCTTTTGCTTCTTCCATTTCGTCATCGGTCAACTCGCCATAGCGTTCGCGCAGTTGGCCTTTGGCCTGTGTCCAATTGCCTTTGATTTGCTCCCAATTCATCATGTTCTCCTGTTCTGGTTGCGGTGTCGTTGGAAAAGCGCCGTAATTGGGGATGACACCGTTTCAATCCCCGTCAGCGTACAGCGCGGTGTCTTCAGACCGATGGTGCGCCCATCGGTAAAGTGTCGAGGCGCGAAACCTCGCGGCTCAGAATATCAACGTTCTTGCGATGGCTTTTGAACGCCACATCAAAGACATCGCCGACGATGGGAATGGTGCCAATCGCCAGATCACAAGCCGTATTCAACGCCATGCGGGCGAGCGCGTTCGCCCACTTTTCATATGTCGCAAGATCTGCGGGCATTCTACTTGCGGGCGATGACATAGACGGCGTGAACAATGCCCGGAACATAACCGAGCAAAGTCAGCAAGATGTTGATCCAAAAGTGTTTTGTCAGCCCCACCTCTAGAAATACGCCAAGCGGCGGAAGAATAACGGCGATGATGATGCGCAGCAGGTCCATTTGGGGATCCTCTTTGTTCCAGGTTGCCGCACCAACCCCCGATGGCTGTGATCGTTCCCAAAAATAAGACCGCAGCAATCTTTGCGCCGTTGGGAACGAACTGGCGAAACCTGCGTTAGATCACCGAACTTGAAAAACAGGAGATGCTCATGTCCAAGACATCCGATCTCAATAAATCCGTTTCGGACCATGCGTCCGATCTGGCCAAACAAGCGCAGGCCACGGCCAAGGCCGAAGCCACTGCCCGCGCTGCTGGCGTTAAGGATGCAGCCGCAGAAAATGTGCAGACTGCCGCTGATGCCGCACATGCCGCAGCGCAGGAATTCGACCCCAATGCGCCGCAAGCACAAGCCATCGGTCAGGTAGCAGATCACGTACAAGACATTGCCGATCGCATCCGCACCGCGGATCTGCAGCAGCTTGCGATGCAGGCCACAGATTTCGCCCGCCGCAACCCGCTGATGTTCATTGGTGGTGCAACATTGGCCGGCTTTGCCGCGGCGCGTTTCCTGAAGGCGCGTGACCCCAACCGAACGCCGGGCACTCTTGCCCGCGATCCTTGGGGACAAGGCCACGGTCACGACGCTGTCGCGGCACATATGAACGGAGGCCGTACCGATGGCTAAACATCCGTTGCAAGACACACCGTCACTTTTGGTTGAAAGCTTCCGTCAGTTTTCGTCGCTCGTTCAGGGTGAATTGAAACTGGCGCGCGCTGAGATGTCGCACATCGTCAGCCGTGCCGGCGTCGGCTTATTTTTGATTGCCTTGGCGATGCTGCTGGCACTGGTCGCGCTGAACGTTCTGGCAACAGCTGCGGTCGCACAGGTCGCGGCACTTGGTTTGTCGGTTGGACTGGCCGCCCTGTCCGTCGGGGCATTGCTGCTGTTCGCAGCTGTCGGTTTTGCGCTTGCTGGCCGGTCACGTCTGAGCGCAAGCGCGCTGACGCCTGATGTGACGGCTGAAAGCGTGCGCAAGGATATCCAAAAAATTCGGGAGGCTTCCCATGTCTAATCTGAAATCAATTTCCGAAGAGGTCGAAGCGTCACGCGACCGACTGACCCAAACACTCGGCGATCTGTCCGACACCGTCGACCCACAGGCTGTGTCTCAGGGCATGATGCAAACGGCAAACACGGTCAGCACCGACCTAGCCGAAAAAGGGTGGAACTTGCTGCGTGAAAATCCGGCGGGCGGTCTGCTGGCTGCAATCGGCGTCGCCTTGATGGCATCCGGTCCACGCCCACGTCCGGCAATTTCCCCGGAACCGGTTTTGCAACCGGCAGAGGAGGCGATGCAAGGTTTCGACGACCGCGTTGCAGCCGCGGATGCCGAACTGAAGGCTGACATGACCGGTCGTTATCAGGATATGCCGTCCGCCTCGCGGTTGCGCAAAACCTTGGATGCTGGCCTTGACCAATTGCCAAAACCGGCCAAGCGTCGCGTCGTTGCCGCCCGCAAATCCGCCCTTGCCGCTCAGGAAGCGGTCGAAAAGCGGGCCAAGCGGGTTGCGCGCCAGACAAGCGGGTTCATCCACGAGCAGCCATTGACTGCAGGTGCAATCGCCCTTGGCTTTGGGGTTTTGGCCGGCACGCTGTTGCCTCGAACGCGCCGCGAAGACGCAGCCTTGGGCGCACAACGCGATGCGTTGATGGCGGATGCGCGCGATGTCCTTGAAGAAGAACTCTTGAAGGCCAAGGCACGCGGCGAAGAACTGCTGTCGGCCAACCGGTCGCAGCCCGAAAACGCGGCCCTTCACAGTTGATCAGAAAAGGAGAACCAAAATGGACGGCGGAACTATCGTAATTTTGTTGGCAATCTTTACCTTGTTGGCGGTGGCTCCATTGGCCTTTATCAACATGCGCAAGACCAAAGAGCGCATGGATGATCCGACATCGACCAAATCAACGTTGGCTGCGGACAAGTCATCCACCGGCAAACCGGCCGACGTTTAGGGCCTCGCAGTCTTGGCGCTAGCAAAGCCGCTTTTGGGCCTTATCGCGCAACGCATAGAAAAGGGCCTCTAACAGAACAAACGTGGCCCCGCGCGGGATCATCCGATCAGCGATTGCATCAGGTGGCAGATCACGCCTGTTGCAATCATTCCGCACGATTGGGCGCTGCCACGTCAGAAACCCTTTCGCTTGCTCGCACTTCGCAACTCTGTCTGCCCCGCGGTCCAAAGGCGAAGCCACTCGGATGGTCGGTAAGTCGCAATGTTAGCCGTAGCGCCAAGTGAAAAGGCCGCCCAGCACGATCAACGCCGCACCAATCAGGACCGATGGCGAGGGAACGTCTGCAAAGACCGCCATGCCCGCGAGCGTCAGATAGATCACAAAGCTATAGCCAAAGGGGGCAAGCGCGCTTGCAGTCGCAAAGGCATGGGCGCGGGTCAAAGCCTCGTGCCCGGCCCAGGCAAAGGCTCCGATAGCGACCAAAAGCCCCCAAGCCATTGGTGTTGGCGGAGCAACCCATGCAAATGCGGCAAAGGGTGCCAGCGCCAGCGTGCCCAAAGCGCCGGTGTAGAATTGCAGCACGCCCGGTGTCACAACACCGGTTAGCTTGCGCGACAACACCTGATAAAGCGCGATGCCCATTGCGGGATAAAGCATCAGCACCGCGTACCAGTTGATTGGCACGCCAAAGGGCCAAAGGATCAGCAATGCGCCCGCCATGCCCAGCGCAATTGACACCAGATGTGCGCGCTTGATCTCTTCACCCAGCACCAGCCGCGCGAAAATGCAGATGAAGATGGGCGACAGATAGAGCAGCGCCGAAGTGACCGACAACGACAGCTGCCCCAGCGCCACGAAATTCGCCAAAGTTGCGGAAACCAGACAGAATGATCGCAACAAAACCAGACCTACGGTCGACGCATGCAGGCGGGTGGCCGGTTTGCCACGGATCATCCGCTCTGCCCCGGTGATCACAAAGTGTACAGCGTACCGCATGAACGCCAGCTGGAACACCACCAACCCGGCCCCGATCAGCCATTTGGTCGTGGTAT
This window contains:
- a CDS encoding CsbD family protein — protein: MNWEQIKGNWTQAKGQLRERYGELTDDEMEEAKGERDQLVGLITSKYGKAKLEVEKELDAMFNGS
- a CDS encoding DUF4112 domain-containing protein, yielding MPADLATYEKWANALARMALNTACDLAIGTIPIVGDVFDVAFKSHRKNVDILSREVSRLDTLPMGAPSV
- a CDS encoding YqaE/Pmp3 family membrane protein, with the translated sequence MDLLRIIIAVILPPLGVFLEVGLTKHFWINILLTLLGYVPGIVHAVYVIARK
- a CDS encoding phage holin family protein, whose amino-acid sequence is MAKHPLQDTPSLLVESFRQFSSLVQGELKLARAEMSHIVSRAGVGLFLIALAMLLALVALNVLATAAVAQVAALGLSVGLAALSVGALLLFAAVGFALAGRSRLSASALTPDVTAESVRKDIQKIREASHV
- a CDS encoding DUF3619 family protein codes for the protein MSNLKSISEEVEASRDRLTQTLGDLSDTVDPQAVSQGMMQTANTVSTDLAEKGWNLLRENPAGGLLAAIGVALMASGPRPRPAISPEPVLQPAEEAMQGFDDRVAAADAELKADMTGRYQDMPSASRLRKTLDAGLDQLPKPAKRRVVAARKSALAAQEAVEKRAKRVARQTSGFIHEQPLTAGAIALGFGVLAGTLLPRTRREDAALGAQRDALMADARDVLEEELLKAKARGEELLSANRSQPENAALHS
- a CDS encoding DMT family transporter, producing the protein MAKAAAAPAPVLNYGRGIMLVLLANLLFSFVDTTTKWLIGAGLVVFQLAFMRYAVHFVITGAERMIRGKPATRLHASTVGLVLLRSFCLVSATLANFVALGQLSLSVTSALLYLSPIFICIFARLVLGEEIKRAHLVSIALGMAGALLILWPFGVPINWYAVLMLYPAMGIALYQVLSRKLTGVVTPGVLQFYTGALGTLALAPFAAFAWVAPPTPMAWGLLVAIGAFAWAGHEALTRAHAFATASALAPFGYSFVIYLTLAGMAVFADVPSPSVLIGAALIVLGGLFTWRYG